ATTTCCACATGACAAAAAGGTGGTAGACGCCATGCTGAACCGCCAGGTCATTACGGAATACGAAAACGAAGAACTTTCCCAAATACTCAAGCAGGCGTGGTCGGACATCCTGACCATGCTCAACGACATAAAAAAGTAACCAAACCTTCAGAAGGAGATAGGAATATGGAAACTCTCGTAGCTGTTCCCACTGCTGCCCCCGGTGGCATGGACGCCGCTGTTGATGCACACTTCGGTCATTGCGGTATGTATACCCTTGTGACTGTCGCCGACGGCGAAATAAAAGATGTGCAAGTCGTGCCGAGCTGCCCTCATGAACAAGGCGGCTGCATGGCTCCGGTTCAATATCTGGCCGACCAGAACGTCAAGGCCCTGATTTCCGGCGGTATGGGCATGCGTCCGCTCATGGGATTCAATCAGGTCGGAATTCAGGTTTTCCACGGCAGCGGTGCACCCACTGTCAAAACGGCAATCGAAGCCTTTCTGCACGACAGCCTGCCGGTTTTCACAGCCGAACAGACTTGCGGCGGCGGAAGGGGCTAGCCATGTCCATCGTCTTTGCAACAACCCGTGGAGCGTCCCTGGGCGAGTTCATAGACTCACTGG
The genomic region above belongs to uncultured Pseudodesulfovibrio sp. and contains:
- a CDS encoding NifB/NifX family molybdenum-iron cluster-binding protein → METLVAVPTAAPGGMDAAVDAHFGHCGMYTLVTVADGEIKDVQVVPSCPHEQGGCMAPVQYLADQNVKALISGGMGMRPLMGFNQVGIQVFHGSGAPTVKTAIEAFLHDSLPVFTAEQTCGGGRG